From the genome of Flavobacterium sediminis:
ACTGTATGTCGTTGATGCGTTTTGCGGAGCTAATGAAAATTCTCGTTTAAAAGTGCGTTTTATCATGGAAGTGCCTTGGCAGGCTCATTTTGTGACCAATATGTTTATCAGACCGTCAAAAGAAGAATTAGAGAATTTCGGTGAGCCTGATTTTGTGGTGGTAAATGCCTCTAAGACATCTTTCATGGATTATGCAAAATACAATCTTAATTCAGAAGTATTTGTAGCGTTCAATTTGACTGAAAAAATGCAATTGATCGGAGGAACATGGTATGGCGGTGAAATGAAAAAGGGAATGTTTTCGATGATGAATTACTATTTGCCACTTCAGGGAATTGCTTCAATGCACTGTTCTGCCAATAAAGGTAAAGACGATGATGTGGCAGTGTTTTTTGGTTTGTCAGGGACTGGAAAGACAACATTGTCAACTGATCCGAAACGCGAATTGATCGGAGACGATGAGCACGGATGGGATAATGACGGTGTTTTTAATTTTGAAGGCGGGTGCTATGCAAAGACCATTAACTTAAGCAAAGAGAATGAGCCTGATATCTATAATGCTATTCGCAAAGATGCTTTGTTAGAGAATGTAACGGTTGATGCTAACGGTAAGATTGATTTTACAGATGGTTCCGTTACCGAGAACACGAGAGTTTCTTATCCTATTGATCATATTGAAAATATCGTGAAACCGGTTTCTAAAGCAGGACACGCTACTAAAGTGATTTTCCTTACGGCAGATGCTTTCGGAGTAATGCCACCGGTTTCAAAATTAACACCGGAGCAAACAAAATATTATTTCTTATCTGGTTTTACGGCTAAGTTAGCAGGTACAGAAAGAGGTGTTACACAACCGGAACCTACTTTTTCAGCTTGTTTCGGAAAAGCATTTTTAAGCTTGCATCCGACAAAGTACGGAGAAGAGTTGGTGAAGAAGATGGAAGAGCATAATGCAACAGCTTACATGGTGAATACCGGATGGAACGGGACAGGAAAACGTATTTCAATTAAAGATACCCGAGCAATTATAGATAGAATTTTAGATGGTTCTATAGAAAAAGCAGAAACACATATTGTGCCGATCTTTAACTTCGAAGTGCCTAAAGCTTTGGAAAATGTAGATACTGCTATTTTAGATCCTAGAAATACCTATGCAGCTGCTTCTGAGTGGGAAGAAAAAGCGAAAGATCTGGCAGCAAAATTCATTAAGAACTTTGTACAATATACCGATAACGAAGAAGGAAAATCACTTGTGGCTGCCGGGCCGCAATTGGGTTAATTAGATAAAAGTGTAAATTGAAAAAGGGTTTCTAATAATTAGAAACCCTTTTTTTATATTGTATAATAGCTAAAGAAAATAGATCTTAAGACCTATTTTCCTTTGTTTACTTCTAAAATATATTTTTCTAAAGCACCTGTCATTGAAGGGATCTCGGGAGTCGGAGCCATAATGTCTACGCGTAAGCCTCGATCTAAAGCCTCTTTTTGAGTGGTAACGCCGAAAACGGCAATTCTGGTATTGTTCTGTTGAAAGTCAGGGAAGTTCTTGAATAAAGACTTGATCCCGGTTGGGCTAAAGAACACTAAAACATCATAATAAACGTCTTTCAGATCCGATAGGTCACTCATTACCGTGCGATAGAAGATACCCTGTGTCCAGTCTACTTTTAAAGCGTCTAATGTTTGCGGTACATCAGAATTAAGTTGGTCGGTATTAGGTAATAAGAACTTCTCGTCTTTGTATTTTTTAATTAAAGGAGCAAGATCTGAGAATTCTTTTTGTCCTACATAAATTTTTCTTTTGCGGTATACCACATAACGTTGTAAATAGTATGCTACAGCTTCTGATTGGCAAAAGTACTTCAGGTCTTCCGGTACTTTAAAACGCATTTCTTCGGCAACCCTAAAAAAGTGATCTACAGAATTACGACTGGTTAAAATGATAGCCGTAAATTTACTCAAGTCAATTTTTTGAGCCCTAACTTCTTTTGCGCTTACGCCTTCTACGTGGATAAAAGGTCTGAAGTCTACTCTAACTTTTAGTTTGTTCTGAAGTTCAAAATAAGGAGAATTTTCAACTTTAGGCTCTGGTTGTGAAACCAAAATTGTTTTCACTTTCAAATTTGACATAAGATGTTCAATTTTTTGTAATCCAATAATACATGAAATAATAGGGGCAATTTCAAAGGTGCAAAGATATAAAATAAAATAGAATATTTTACGAGACACTAAACTTTGGTATGTTTTTAAAGTTATCAGATAAGTGATCGATGAAAAAGCTATGATTAATAATATGAGTATGATATAGACAGCATTACTGTTAACAGCATTGTAAAATAAGATAATATTAATAGGTAATAGCAAGAGTCCTATGTAAGTTCTGTATGTAACTTTCAGCAAATTGAACTGTTCGGCAAATTCTTCAATTTTAAAAGAAGTGGCAATTATTTTTTCAATCAGATATTTGCATAGAATAAAAACGGTCAGGAAAGTAAAAATCTGAATGTATAATATTGCATTGTGTTTTTCTTTTGCGTAAAACTGCGCTAACAGGAGTAAAATAAAGAAAGAAAAAGAAATCATTTGTACAAAGAACAGAGATACTGTAAATCCGCTTCTTATATTAGAGGATTCTTTGTAAATCTTAGTATATTTGTCTGAAACAGCCAATCGAAGAAATTCACTGAAGCGCCCCCGAAAATATTTCGATTGATAGCAATGGCTACAAAAGCTACCAGAAAAAGAATGGTTGCCCAGTCATTTAAACCTATGATTCTCTCGGTAAAGAAGATTTTGTGCATAGCGCAAAATTACAAAAAATACTATCATGACTATTATTATAAAATAATTAAGATATAAAGTCGATAAATAGCGTATTTTTGTATCCAAATTTTAACAGAATGCCAAAAGGACTTGTCGTTATTCCCACGTATAACGAAATTGAAAACATAGAAAACATCATTAGAGCGGTTATGGTTCTGGATGATTTTTTTCATGTTTTAATAGTGGACGACAATTCTCCTGACGGAACTGCACAAAAGGTATTAACTTTGCAACAAGAGTATGATGGCAGGATATTTGTTGAAATCAGGCAAAAGAAATCAGGATTAGGAACAGCCTACGTACACGGATTTAAATGGGCTTTGAGCAATCAATACAATTATATATTTGAAATGGATGCCGATTTTTCCCATAATCCTGCTGATTTGCCGAGATTGCTGAAAGCATGTGAGGACGGAGCGGATGTCGCTATTGGTTCGCGTTATTCAACAGGAGTTAATGTAGTGAACTGGCCTTTGTCGAGAGTATTACTATCTTATTTCGCCTCGGTTTATGTGCGAATCATTACAGGAATGAAGATTCATGATGCTACAGCCGGTTTTATATGCTATAAGCGAAACGCGTTAGAGAATATTGGACTTGATAAAATAAAATTTATTGGCTATGCGTTTCAGATAGAGATGAAATACAGAGCCTTTGTAAAAGGACTGAGGTTAGTTGAAGTTCCGATCATTTTTACGGATCGGACTAAAGGACAATCCAAAATGAGTGGTTCGATCATCAGAGAGGCTATTTTTGGAGTTATATTATTAAGGATAAAAAAATTACTGAACACCATATAATGCGAACTTATTTAATCAAAAATGCTAAAATTGTAAATGAAGGCCAAATTTTTGAAGGCGACGTTTTAGTAGAAAATGGTTTTATTAAAGAAATAGCTGAGAAGATCAGCCCTAAATCTTCGGATTGTATCATTGTAGATGCCGAAGGGAATTATTTAATTCCGGGAGTTATTGATGATCAGGTACATTTTAGAGAGCCGGGCTTGACACACAAAGGAAATATTGCCAGTGAGAGTCGGGCTGCTGTTGCCGGAGGTATTACATCGTATATTGAACAACCGAATACGATACCGAATGCCGTTACTCAGGAACTTTTAGAACAAAAGTACGAGATTGCCGCCGAGACTTCTTATGCGAATTATTCCTTTATGATGGGAGGAACCAATGATAACCTGAAAGAAGTTTTAAAAACAAATCCCCGAAATGTTGCCGGGATCAAATTGTTTTTAGGTTCATCAACCGGTAATATGTTGGTCGATAACCAGGAAGTTTTAGAAAAAATATTCTCATCTACTAAAATGCTGATTGCAGTACATTGTGAAGATGAAGGAACTATAAAAACAAATCTGGAACGTTACAAAGCCGAGTACGGCGATGAAATCCCGATGAAGTGCCATCCTTTGATACGAAGTGCTGAAGCTTGTTATATTTCGTCTTCAAAAGCAATTGAATTAGCAAAAAAAACAGGGGCTCGTTTACATGTTTTCCACTTGTCTACAGCAAAAGAAATGAGTCTGTTTACCAATAAGATTCCTTTAGAGGAAAAACAGATCACCGCTGAGGCTTGTGTACACCATCTTTGGTTTACCGATAAAGATTATGATACCAAAGGAAGTCTGATCAAATGGAATCCGGCAGTAAAAACGGAATCCGACAGGGAAGCATTGTGGGAAGCACTATTAGACGACAGGATTGATGTTATCGCTACAGATCATGCACCGCATACTTTAGAGGAAAAAATGAATCCGTACACGAGTTGTCCTTCCGGAGGACCACTGGTTCAACATGCTTTGATAGCGATGTTTGAAAAGCATGTAAAAGGGAAGATCTCAGTAGAAAAGATAGTAGAAAAGATGTGCCACAATCCGGCAAAGATATTTAAGATCGAGAAAAGAGGATTTATCAGGGAAGGATATCATGCCGACTTGGTTATTGTAAATGCTCATTTGCCTTGGGTTGTTAAGAAAGAAAATATTCTGTATAAATGTGGCTGGTCTCCTTTTGAAGGCGTTAATTTTAAATCAAGAGTGACCCATACTTTTGTGAATGGAGCTTTAGTATATGCAAATGGTAAAGTGAAAGACGTTAAAGTAGGACAGCGATTATTGTTTGAAAGAGAATAATATGAAAAAGATAATTATTCTGAGTGCTTTTTTAATTATAGCTTGTAACTCTAACCCGGTTCCTAAGCCGGATCGCTTATTAGATGAAGAGCAGATGAAGAATATCTTATACGATTTAGCTATCTTACAGGCGACAGAAAGTTTTAGTCCTAAAACATTAAGAGAAAACGGGGTTGATACAAAGGCTTATTTATTTGAGAAATATCAGATAGACAGTGTTACATTTTACCAGAACCAGCGTTATTATGCTTCTGATGCTCGTAAATACAAACAAATGTATCAATCGGTATTGGATCGTATCAATAGCCAGATTCCAGAAGAGGGTGAATCGTCTGATCCGTTGGAAAAAAATTCAAGCGTTAAAAAGAAAGATTCTGCTACTAAATCTAGGAGAAGGCAAACAAATCGTCTTTTAGATCGGGATACTATCGACAATAATCTTCCTTTGAAATAAAAGTGAAAATTTCATTTATAGTTTTAAAATCATAACCAAGCGCTTGTTTGATTTTACTATTGTCGTACTGGTGTGTATTATGGGAAGACTTAGCCATAGTTTTGGTAAACATTCTCTTTTTGCCCAGAATAAAAGACAAGAACCAGTCTAATCTCCAGCCAATCGCTGTCAAAGTCTTGTTGGCATACACATAAGGCCTTTTAACCTTTAGTAGGTCAGCAAGTGTATAAAATAGTTCTTCCTGAGAAATATTTTCAGAAACTAAGGTATAGCGTTCCCCGTTAATAGTACTTTTCATTAAGGCGGTCATACAATCCACTACATCAGCTACGGCAACAATTGCAACGAGACCTTTTGAGTAAAACGGAAACCCTTTCTTAATATTTTTTATAATCAGGCTGCTGCCTTTATCGGGAAAGCCATAACCGAAAATAATTCCGGGATTAACGATAACGACTTCTAAACCTTCTTGATAGCCCCTCCATACTTCCATTTCAGCACCGTATTTGGTTATTGCATAATCACTGTGCGGAAATTCCGTATTCCATTCCGTTTCTTCAGTAATTACAGTTTCGTTCTCTTTCAGGTCGCCTAAAGCGGCAATGGATGAAACATGACAAATTTTACGAACTCCGAAATCAATGCAACAGTTAACAATATTAGCGGTTCCTTCTTCGTTTATTTTTCGAAGCAGGTTTTCATCTTTGGGATCAAAAGAAATATGAGCAGCACAATGATAAACCTCAGTAACATTTTCAAAAGTATTGTTTAAACTCGGAATATCAGTGATATCAGCTTTTACCCAAATGATCTTTTCAAAAAGTGGCAAAGCATCATGATATACAAAGACTCTTTGAACGGCTTCTAAACTTTTTTTGTTTCTGTAAATGGCTTTCACAGCTTCGTTTTCCTGAAGCAGTTTTACAAGTAGGTGAGAGCCTACCAAACCTGTTGCGCCTGTTACTAATATCATGATGTAAAAATAGGGAAATCTTTGATTTGAGAGTAACAGAAATCAGATTAAATGCAACTTTATAAGTTTGAAACTTTGAAACTTTGGAACTTAGCCACTATCTTTGCGCAAATTATTGTAAAACGATGAAAAATTTAGTAGAAGAATTACGTTGGAGAGGATTGGTACATGATATCATGCCCGGAACTGAAGAGCAATTGACAAAAGAATCTACTACAGCATATATTGGTTTTGATCCTACTTCGGATTCCTTACACATAGGAAGCTTGGTGCCTATCATTTTGTTAAAGCACCTGCGCAATTTTGGTCATAAACCTATTGCATTAGTAGGTGGGGCAACGGGAATGATTGGTGATCCTTCAGGAAAATCAGATGAAAGAAACCTTTTAGATGAAGCTACATTGAATAAAAATGTGGAAGGGATTAAAGGCGTTTTGTCTCGCTTTTTGGATTTTGAAGCAACGGATGCCAATGCGCCGATTCTGGTAAATAATTACGACTGGATGAAAGAGTTTTCATTTATTGCTTTTGCCCGTGATATTGGAAAGCGTATTACCGTAAACTACATGATGGCAAAAGATTCGGTAAAGAAACGTTTGAGTGGAGAAGTAGGAGACGGAATGAGCTTTACGGAATTCACATACCAGTTGATCCAAGGTTACGATTTTTACCATTTACACAAAACCTACGGATGTAAATTACAAATGGGAGGAAGTGATCAATGGGGTAATATTACTACCGGAACGGAAATTATTCGCAGAATGAATGTGGGTAATGACGAGCAAGCTAAAGCTTTTGCTATGACTTGTCCGTTAATTACGAAAGCAGATGGTTCTAAATTCGGAAAAAGTGAAGGTGGAAATGTATGGTTAGATGCCGAAAAAACGTCACCGTACAAATTTTATCAGTTTTGGTTAAACACAACGGATGTTGATGCTGAAAAATACATTAAGATCTTTACATTTTTAGATAAAGAAACGATTGATGCTTTGATCGCGGAGCATCAGCAAGCACCGCATTTACGTGTGTTGCAAAAACGTTTGGCAGAAGAATTGATGTTGTTTGTACATTCTCAAGAAGATTTAGATAATGCTATTGCGGCTTCAAATGCTTTATTTAGTAATTCTATTGATGAGTTAAAAAAGTTAGATGAGAAAACTTTTTTAGAAGTTTTTGATGGTGTGCCAATGGTTGAGTTATCGATGAGTGAAATAGAAGCCGGTTTAGATATGATTGGAGCTTTGGCAGCCAAAACCAATTTCTTAGCTTCTAACGGTGAAGCACGAAGAGAATTGAAACAAAATGCAATTTCGGTAAACAAAACGAAAGTAGGAGAGGATAAAGTAATTACAAAAGAAGATCTCATCAACGATCAATTTGTATTGCTTCAAAAAGGAAAGAAAAATTATTATGTGATCAGAGTGAAGTAATTTTATAAGACCATTAAATTACAGCCTCTGATATCAGAATTATCAAAACGTCCCAACACTTCGAAAGAATGGTTGGGATATTTTTTTCCCAAATCCTGAGTAGCAATAAAACTACATGAATTAATATTAGCCAGATCAATTACGTTGATTCCTCCGGTTTTTCCTTCGGGGATAAGGGTTAAGGCGTCTTCAGTATCACGAATAAGGATTTGCATCCAAGGAGGGCATTCAAATATGCCATTTCCTAAGGAATAAGCTTGAGACAACAATTCGGTCATACCATATTCGGAATGGATGGCAGATACACCGAACCCTTTGCAAAGGATGGAATGTAACTCTTCACGGATGATTTCTTTTCTTTTGCCTTTCATACCACCGGTTTCCATGATAATGGTATTGTTTAGTTGAAACGGATGTTTTTCAATTAAATCCAAGAGAGCATACGTTACACCTATCAATAATACATTTTGTCCGGAATTATCCAGATCTTCCAGTTTTGCGATCAATTCGTCATAATTGTGCAGGTAAAAGCCGGAATCGGGATGATTACTTAGTTTAATTAGATCCTCAACCATATAGATCAAAGAGGAGCCTTCACGTTCTAAATAAGAAGGGAGTAGTGCTAAGACACAGTAGTTTTCAATATTTCCGTAAAATTCAGTAAAACCTTTGCGGTAACTTTCTTCATATAGAGAAATATCAGTAACTAAATGTCGACTGGTTTGCATACCGGTTGTGCCACTACTGGTAAATATCTGTTGAATAGAGTCTGATGAGCTTAAAACATCATGACTTTTGAAAAGCTGAATGGGTAAAAAC
Proteins encoded in this window:
- the pckA gene encoding phosphoenolpyruvate carboxykinase (ATP); protein product: MEQYTQLAKTISLEKYGIKDVEEIVYNPSYDYLYNSELDNQLEGYEKGQLTELGAVNVMTGEFTGRSPKDKYIVKDDVTKDTVWWTSDKAVNDNKPISQDTWNALKEVSVEQLSGKKLYVVDAFCGANENSRLKVRFIMEVPWQAHFVTNMFIRPSKEELENFGEPDFVVVNASKTSFMDYAKYNLNSEVFVAFNLTEKMQLIGGTWYGGEMKKGMFSMMNYYLPLQGIASMHCSANKGKDDDVAVFFGLSGTGKTTLSTDPKRELIGDDEHGWDNDGVFNFEGGCYAKTINLSKENEPDIYNAIRKDALLENVTVDANGKIDFTDGSVTENTRVSYPIDHIENIVKPVSKAGHATKVIFLTADAFGVMPPVSKLTPEQTKYYFLSGFTAKLAGTERGVTQPEPTFSACFGKAFLSLHPTKYGEELVKKMEEHNATAYMVNTGWNGTGKRISIKDTRAIIDRILDGSIEKAETHIVPIFNFEVPKALENVDTAILDPRNTYAAASEWEEKAKDLAAKFIKNFVQYTDNEEGKSLVAAGPQLG
- a CDS encoding uroporphyrinogen-III synthase yields the protein MKVKTILVSQPEPKVENSPYFELQNKLKVRVDFRPFIHVEGVSAKEVRAQKIDLSKFTAIILTSRNSVDHFFRVAEEMRFKVPEDLKYFCQSEAVAYYLQRYVVYRKRKIYVGQKEFSDLAPLIKKYKDEKFLLPNTDQLNSDVPQTLDALKVDWTQGIFYRTVMSDLSDLKDVYYDVLVFFSPTGIKSLFKNFPDFQQNNTRIAVFGVTTQKEALDRGLRVDIMAPTPEIPSMTGALEKYILEVNKGK
- a CDS encoding polyprenol monophosphomannose synthase, giving the protein MPKGLVVIPTYNEIENIENIIRAVMVLDDFFHVLIVDDNSPDGTAQKVLTLQQEYDGRIFVEIRQKKSGLGTAYVHGFKWALSNQYNYIFEMDADFSHNPADLPRLLKACEDGADVAIGSRYSTGVNVVNWPLSRVLLSYFASVYVRIITGMKIHDATAGFICYKRNALENIGLDKIKFIGYAFQIEMKYRAFVKGLRLVEVPIIFTDRTKGQSKMSGSIIREAIFGVILLRIKKLLNTI
- a CDS encoding dihydroorotase, which gives rise to MRTYLIKNAKIVNEGQIFEGDVLVENGFIKEIAEKISPKSSDCIIVDAEGNYLIPGVIDDQVHFREPGLTHKGNIASESRAAVAGGITSYIEQPNTIPNAVTQELLEQKYEIAAETSYANYSFMMGGTNDNLKEVLKTNPRNVAGIKLFLGSSTGNMLVDNQEVLEKIFSSTKMLIAVHCEDEGTIKTNLERYKAEYGDEIPMKCHPLIRSAEACYISSSKAIELAKKTGARLHVFHLSTAKEMSLFTNKIPLEEKQITAEACVHHLWFTDKDYDTKGSLIKWNPAVKTESDREALWEALLDDRIDVIATDHAPHTLEEKMNPYTSCPSGGPLVQHALIAMFEKHVKGKISVEKIVEKMCHNPAKIFKIEKRGFIREGYHADLVIVNAHLPWVVKKENILYKCGWSPFEGVNFKSRVTHTFVNGALVYANGKVKDVKVGQRLLFERE
- a CDS encoding DUF4296 domain-containing protein, with protein sequence MKKIIILSAFLIIACNSNPVPKPDRLLDEEQMKNILYDLAILQATESFSPKTLRENGVDTKAYLFEKYQIDSVTFYQNQRYYASDARKYKQMYQSVLDRINSQIPEEGESSDPLEKNSSVKKKDSATKSRRRQTNRLLDRDTIDNNLPLK
- a CDS encoding NAD-dependent epimerase/dehydratase family protein; this encodes MILVTGATGLVGSHLLVKLLQENEAVKAIYRNKKSLEAVQRVFVYHDALPLFEKIIWVKADITDIPSLNNTFENVTEVYHCAAHISFDPKDENLLRKINEEGTANIVNCCIDFGVRKICHVSSIAALGDLKENETVITEETEWNTEFPHSDYAITKYGAEMEVWRGYQEGLEVVIVNPGIIFGYGFPDKGSSLIIKNIKKGFPFYSKGLVAIVAVADVVDCMTALMKSTINGERYTLVSENISQEELFYTLADLLKVKRPYVYANKTLTAIGWRLDWFLSFILGKKRMFTKTMAKSSHNTHQYDNSKIKQALGYDFKTINEIFTFISKEDYCR
- the tyrS gene encoding tyrosine--tRNA ligase: MKNLVEELRWRGLVHDIMPGTEEQLTKESTTAYIGFDPTSDSLHIGSLVPIILLKHLRNFGHKPIALVGGATGMIGDPSGKSDERNLLDEATLNKNVEGIKGVLSRFLDFEATDANAPILVNNYDWMKEFSFIAFARDIGKRITVNYMMAKDSVKKRLSGEVGDGMSFTEFTYQLIQGYDFYHLHKTYGCKLQMGGSDQWGNITTGTEIIRRMNVGNDEQAKAFAMTCPLITKADGSKFGKSEGGNVWLDAEKTSPYKFYQFWLNTTDVDAEKYIKIFTFLDKETIDALIAEHQQAPHLRVLQKRLAEELMLFVHSQEDLDNAIAASNALFSNSIDELKKLDEKTFLEVFDGVPMVELSMSEIEAGLDMIGALAAKTNFLASNGEARRELKQNAISVNKTKVGEDKVITKEDLINDQFVLLQKGKKNYYVIRVK
- a CDS encoding LuxE/PaaK family acyltransferase; translated protein: MVSSHDIFTISGKKDFEKITMKVFRYQYENNSVYQKFCNLIRKDPTNVKTIEAIPFLPIQLFKSHDVLSSSDSIQQIFTSSGTTGMQTSRHLVTDISLYEESYRKGFTEFYGNIENYCVLALLPSYLEREGSSLIYMVEDLIKLSNHPDSGFYLHNYDELIAKLEDLDNSGQNVLLIGVTYALLDLIEKHPFQLNNTIIMETGGMKGKRKEIIREELHSILCKGFGVSAIHSEYGMTELLSQAYSLGNGIFECPPWMQILIRDTEDALTLIPEGKTGGINVIDLANINSCSFIATQDLGKKYPNHSFEVLGRFDNSDIRGCNLMVL